The proteins below are encoded in one region of Macrococcus armenti:
- the dprA gene encoding DNA-processing protein DprA: MKHEHMQILKLVYAGFSTRELHKIYNAYQTFNLNFRRLMPLLISLLNCKHQTLSSKITKFYALDEAHILTELEQKQIHTVFYNDNDYPTLLRQIYDFPFLLFVRGNRFYLNEKKFLAVVGSRNATDYTANVLEQIMPDLVSEHICIVSGLAKGADNYAHLSCNYHNGKTIGVLAFGHDFVYPEDTAIIRGLMENVHLVISEYAPHTPIQKFRFPERNRIISGLCQGVLITEAKVKSGSMITIDQALDQNRNVYCIPGRIDHELSMGCNYKIKEGAKLVQCAHDILEDFQ, encoded by the coding sequence ATGAAACATGAACATATGCAAATTTTAAAACTCGTATATGCTGGTTTTTCAACGCGTGAGCTCCATAAAATATATAATGCTTATCAAACATTCAACTTAAATTTCAGACGATTAATGCCACTACTTATCTCGCTTCTAAACTGCAAACATCAAACATTATCAAGTAAAATCACGAAGTTTTATGCTCTGGACGAAGCACATATATTAACCGAATTAGAACAAAAACAAATACATACTGTATTTTATAATGACAATGATTATCCCACATTACTGAGACAAATTTACGACTTCCCGTTTTTGTTATTTGTTAGAGGTAATCGTTTCTATCTCAATGAAAAGAAGTTTTTAGCAGTTGTCGGAAGTAGAAACGCTACAGACTATACAGCAAACGTATTGGAACAAATTATGCCTGACCTCGTTTCAGAGCATATATGTATCGTCAGTGGGCTTGCTAAAGGTGCTGATAACTATGCGCACCTCTCATGCAATTATCATAACGGAAAAACAATCGGTGTGCTTGCGTTCGGACATGATTTTGTTTATCCGGAAGATACTGCAATTATTAGAGGTTTAATGGAGAATGTACATTTAGTAATAAGTGAGTATGCACCGCATACACCAATTCAGAAGTTTCGTTTTCCTGAAAGAAATCGCATAATAAGTGGGCTGTGCCAAGGTGTCCTGATCACTGAAGCGAAGGTGAAAAGTGGAAGTATGATTACAATAGATCAGGCACTTGATCAAAACCGAAATGTTTATTGCATACCAGGACGAATTGATCATGAATTATCAATGGGTTGTAATTACAAAATTAAAGAAGGTGCAAAATTAGTGCAATGCGCACACGATATATTAGAAGATTTTCAATAA
- a CDS encoding ribonuclease HII has product MKSNQYTIAKLKEEVSAMQLSELADFFSGETRSGALKVRQAREKLIALELKAIEKYSQMLEYEHRYNDKVVCGIDEVGRGPLAGPVIACAVILNDGHQFIGLNDSKQLSKQKRTLMYDALTQSVTYAIGEASVEEIDALNIYEATKLAMHRAIQQLPVQPEVLLIDAMKLDTGLIEESIIKGDTKSISIAAASVIAKVYRDQLMEEIHNDFPFYDFKHNAGYGTKKHIEGLKQYGITNHHRKSFEPIKSMLKTEGNAKTITKQS; this is encoded by the coding sequence ATGAAGAGTAATCAATATACTATTGCAAAACTGAAAGAAGAAGTAAGCGCGATGCAACTATCAGAACTCGCTGATTTTTTTAGTGGAGAGACAAGAAGTGGTGCGCTAAAAGTAAGACAAGCGAGAGAAAAACTAATAGCACTTGAATTAAAAGCGATAGAGAAATATTCGCAAATGCTGGAATATGAGCACCGATATAACGATAAAGTCGTATGTGGTATTGATGAAGTTGGTCGAGGTCCATTAGCGGGACCAGTAATTGCATGTGCAGTAATCTTAAATGATGGACATCAGTTTATCGGGTTGAACGATTCAAAACAATTATCGAAGCAAAAACGAACGTTAATGTACGATGCATTAACACAATCAGTCACATATGCAATTGGAGAAGCGAGTGTAGAGGAGATTGATGCGCTGAATATTTATGAGGCGACAAAACTTGCAATGCATAGAGCAATTCAGCAATTACCAGTTCAGCCTGAAGTATTACTGATTGATGCGATGAAGCTAGATACCGGTTTAATTGAGGAATCTATTATTAAAGGTGATACGAAAAGCATTTCTATCGCTGCAGCTAGTGTTATTGCTAAAGTGTACCGAGATCAGTTGATGGAAGAAATACATAATGATTTTCCGTTTTACGACTTTAAACATAATGCTGGATATGGTACTAAAAAACATATAGAAGGCTTGAAGCAATACGGGATAACAAACCATCATCGAAAATCATTCGAACCGATCAAATCTATGTTAAAAACTGAAGGAAATGCAAAGACAATTACGAAACAATCGTAA
- the ylqF gene encoding ribosome biogenesis GTPase YlqF — protein sequence MAIQWFPGHMAKARREVTEQLKLVDVVFELVDARIPYSSRNPMIDEVIKDKPRVVLLNKMDMANLNETKKWMSFFETQGFYPVLIDSKNGKNLSQVTKAAEIVTKEKFERMKQKGLRPRAIRAMIVGIPNVGKSTLINRLAKKSIAKTGNMPGVTKKQQWIKVGKTLELLDTPGILWPKFEDQTVGKKLSLTGAIKDSIVHLDEVAIYGIEYLQLRDLATLNKHYNINVEQDTPYIEVFDAIGKSRGLKLKGNEIDYESVVELIIRDIRNEKIGKYTFDHISMLEASDEE from the coding sequence ATGGCAATACAATGGTTCCCTGGACATATGGCGAAGGCAAGGAGAGAAGTAACGGAGCAGTTGAAGCTTGTCGATGTAGTTTTTGAATTAGTAGATGCACGCATCCCTTACTCTTCAAGAAATCCGATGATTGACGAAGTGATTAAGGACAAGCCGCGTGTCGTATTATTAAATAAGATGGATATGGCAAATTTAAATGAAACAAAAAAGTGGATGTCTTTCTTTGAAACACAAGGTTTCTATCCTGTTCTGATCGATAGTAAAAATGGTAAAAATTTATCTCAAGTGACGAAAGCTGCAGAAATTGTTACGAAAGAAAAGTTCGAGCGCATGAAACAAAAAGGATTACGACCACGTGCCATTCGTGCAATGATCGTTGGTATACCGAACGTTGGTAAATCAACATTGATAAATCGTCTTGCGAAGAAATCAATCGCTAAAACTGGTAATATGCCGGGTGTTACAAAAAAACAACAATGGATTAAAGTTGGCAAGACATTAGAATTATTGGACACACCAGGTATTTTATGGCCTAAATTTGAAGATCAGACTGTCGGTAAAAAATTAAGTTTAACAGGTGCAATTAAAGATAGTATTGTACATCTTGATGAAGTGGCGATTTATGGAATTGAATACTTGCAGTTAAGAGATTTAGCAACATTGAACAAGCATTACAATATTAATGTAGAGCAGGATACACCTTATATTGAAGTGTTTGATGCAATCGGAAAAAGCCGAGGATTGAAACTAAAAGGAAATGAAATTGACTATGAGTCAGTAGTAGAATTGATCATTAGAGATATTAGAAACGAAAAAATTGGTAAGTATACGTTCGACCATATTTCAATGTTAGAGGCTAGCGATGAAGAGTAA
- a CDS encoding glycosyltransferase family 2 protein has protein sequence MLISLIAPIYNEEKNIRLLTEKIDQTMQQYQYEYELILVNDGSKDDSLHIIKQQAQLFSQLKYISFSRNFGKESAMLAGLNACTGDCAIILDADLQHPPERIPEMIAYYNEGYDQVVMKRDRTGEHVIRKLPTQLFYKLINNAVDIKLTDGEGDFRLISRRVIDSILSLKEYNRFSKGIFEWIGFKKKTINFKNVERHEGTSSFSPKRLIDYAIDGIISYNNKPLRLCFHFSAVTMALCLLYILITFIQILSHGIEEPGYFTIIASVLFLGSVQLFGLGIIGEYIGRIYYETKGRPHYIICDTNINETDIQKKVRNRA, from the coding sequence ATGTTAATTTCACTTATTGCACCAATTTATAATGAAGAAAAAAATATTCGGCTACTTACCGAAAAAATAGATCAAACTATGCAACAGTATCAATATGAGTATGAGTTGATACTCGTCAATGATGGCAGTAAAGATGATTCATTACATATCATTAAACAGCAAGCACAATTATTTTCTCAATTAAAGTATATTTCATTTTCAAGAAACTTCGGCAAGGAGTCTGCAATGCTTGCAGGTCTTAATGCTTGTACTGGTGACTGTGCCATCATTCTTGATGCCGACTTGCAGCACCCACCAGAACGCATTCCAGAAATGATTGCTTATTATAATGAAGGTTATGATCAAGTCGTAATGAAACGAGATCGAACTGGCGAACATGTCATTAGAAAATTACCGACACAGCTATTCTATAAATTAATTAATAATGCAGTTGATATTAAACTTACAGATGGTGAAGGTGATTTCCGTTTAATATCTAGACGTGTTATTGACAGCATCTTATCTTTAAAAGAATACAATCGGTTTTCTAAAGGGATATTTGAATGGATCGGTTTTAAAAAGAAAACGATTAATTTCAAAAATGTAGAACGCCATGAAGGCACTTCTTCTTTCTCACCAAAACGGCTTATCGACTATGCAATTGACGGTATTATTAGTTACAACAATAAACCTTTACGTCTTTGTTTTCATTTCAGTGCCGTTACGATGGCATTATGTTTACTCTATATTCTGATTACATTTATTCAAATATTAAGTCATGGTATTGAAGAGCCTGGGTATTTCACGATTATCGCCTCAGTTTTATTTTTAGGCTCAGTACAATTGTTCGGTCTAGGCATAATCGGTGAATATATCGGCAGAATATATTATGAAACGAAAGGTCGACCGCATTATATCATCTGCGATACTAATATTAATGAAACAGACATTCAGAAGAAAGTGAGAAATCGCGCATGA
- the sucC gene encoding ADP-forming succinate--CoA ligase subunit beta: protein MNIHEYQGKEIFRSMGVAVPNGSVAYTPEEAVEVAKGLKEGVYVVKAQIHAGGRGKAGGVKIAKSLDEVESYAKELLGKVLVTHQTGPEGKEVKRLLVEEGCDIQKEYYLGFVLDRATDSVVLMGSEEGGTEIEEVAEATPEKIFKEVIDPVVGLMPYQARRLAFNINIPKESVNKAVKIMLGLYDVFMKKDASIIEINPLVTTGDGEVLALDAKINFDANALFRQKDVMELRDLDEEDPKEIEASKYDLSYIALDGNIGCMVNGAGLAMATMDTINHFGGNPANFLDVGGGATKEKVTEAFKIILGDEKVEGIFVNIFGGIMKCDVIAEGVVAAAKELALTIPLVVRLEGTNVDQGKEILGNSGLAITPASTMAEGAQKIVELVKEAK from the coding sequence ATGAATATCCATGAGTATCAAGGGAAAGAAATTTTTCGCTCTATGGGTGTAGCAGTTCCAAACGGTTCTGTTGCTTATACACCTGAAGAAGCAGTTGAAGTAGCTAAAGGTCTTAAAGAAGGGGTTTACGTTGTTAAAGCTCAAATTCACGCTGGTGGCCGTGGTAAAGCTGGCGGTGTTAAGATTGCAAAATCTTTAGACGAAGTTGAAAGCTACGCGAAAGAATTACTTGGAAAAGTATTAGTTACGCATCAAACTGGTCCTGAAGGTAAAGAAGTTAAACGTCTTCTTGTTGAAGAAGGATGCGATATTCAAAAGGAATATTATTTAGGGTTCGTTTTAGACCGTGCTACAGATAGCGTAGTATTAATGGGGTCTGAAGAAGGTGGAACTGAAATTGAAGAAGTTGCTGAAGCAACACCTGAAAAAATCTTCAAAGAAGTAATCGATCCAGTTGTTGGATTAATGCCTTATCAAGCACGTCGTTTAGCATTTAACATTAACATTCCGAAAGAATCAGTAAATAAAGCAGTAAAAATTATGTTAGGTTTATATGATGTATTTATGAAGAAAGATGCATCTATTATTGAAATTAACCCGCTTGTAACGACAGGCGACGGTGAAGTTTTAGCGCTTGATGCTAAAATTAACTTTGATGCAAATGCATTATTCCGTCAAAAAGACGTTATGGAATTACGCGATTTAGATGAAGAGGATCCAAAGGAAATTGAAGCATCTAAATATGATTTATCATATATCGCTTTAGATGGAAATATCGGTTGTATGGTAAACGGTGCCGGTCTTGCAATGGCGACGATGGATACAATTAATCATTTCGGCGGAAATCCGGCGAACTTCCTTGATGTAGGGGGCGGCGCAACAAAAGAGAAAGTTACTGAAGCATTCAAAATCATTTTAGGTGATGAGAAGGTTGAAGGTATTTTCGTTAATATCTTCGGTGGTATCATGAAGTGTGATGTTATTGCTGAAGGTGTTGTTGCAGCAGCGAAAGAATTAGCATTAACAATTCCGTTAGTTGTACGTTTAGAAGGTACTAACGTGGATCAAGGTAAAGAAATTCTAGGTAATTCAGGATTAGCAATTACACCTGCAAGCACAATGGCTGAAGGTGCACAAAAAATCGTTGAATTAGTAAAAGAAGCTAAATAG
- the sucD gene encoding succinate--CoA ligase subunit alpha: MGVFIDKDTKVIVQGITGSTALFHTKQMIEYGTKIVAGVTPGKGGMEVEGVPVFNTVEEAVKATGATVSVIYVPAPFAADAIVECVDAELDLAICITEHIPVLDMVKVKRYMQGKKTRLVGPNCPGVITADECKIGIMPGYIHKKGHVGVVSRSGTLTYEAVHQLTQAGIGQTTAVGIGGDPVNGTNFIDALEAFNNDPETLAVVMIGEIGGTAEEEAAEWVKANMTKPVVGFIGGQTAPPGKRMGHAGAIISGGKGTAAEKIKTMNACGIKTAATPSEIGSTLIERIKEEEGLYEKCLTVK, translated from the coding sequence GTGGGAGTATTTATTGATAAAGATACGAAAGTAATCGTACAAGGTATTACAGGATCAACAGCATTATTTCATACGAAACAAATGATAGAATATGGTACTAAAATTGTTGCAGGTGTAACACCAGGTAAAGGTGGCATGGAAGTTGAAGGTGTACCTGTATTCAATACAGTTGAAGAAGCAGTAAAAGCTACAGGTGCTACAGTATCAGTTATCTATGTTCCAGCACCATTTGCTGCAGATGCAATTGTTGAATGTGTTGATGCAGAATTGGATTTAGCAATCTGTATTACAGAACATATTCCAGTATTAGATATGGTTAAAGTAAAACGTTATATGCAAGGTAAGAAAACACGTTTAGTTGGACCAAACTGTCCAGGTGTTATTACTGCAGATGAATGTAAAATTGGAATTATGCCTGGATATATTCATAAAAAAGGTCACGTTGGCGTTGTAAGCCGATCTGGTACTTTAACTTATGAAGCAGTTCATCAGTTAACACAAGCTGGCATTGGTCAAACGACAGCTGTTGGTATTGGTGGAGATCCAGTAAATGGTACAAACTTCATCGATGCGTTAGAAGCGTTTAATAATGACCCTGAAACATTAGCTGTTGTTATGATCGGTGAAATCGGTGGAACAGCAGAAGAAGAAGCCGCTGAATGGGTTAAAGCAAACATGACAAAACCTGTAGTAGGCTTTATCGGTGGTCAGACAGCACCTCCTGGTAAACGAATGGGACATGCTGGAGCAATCATTTCTGGTGGTAAAGGTACAGCAGCAGAAAAGATTAAAACGATGAACGCTTGTGGTATTAAAACTGCAGCAACACCTTCTGAAATCGGTTCGACATTAATCGAACGCATTAAAGAAGAAGAAGGTTTATACGAAAAATGTTTAACAGTTAAATAA
- a CDS encoding YfhO family protein has translation MKNNRKIFIPVIVLLLALFGHSFYIYRFLKDGTIFTGPNDGLEQMLPMQLYLYQKFIKGEFFYSMDFGLGGDYFTDLAYYYSTNIIYYINIIIVWFLDLFLNFRTDSVTFWAKNAFYVSIFKSSVAILFSYLYFRKIKLNDTSALLAAFLFVMSAIYFRFTLYWSFFSDVFIFLPLMLLGIECFIQNKKRSVFIIAVALIFINNFYFAYYHLLAGLIYFIARNIFTSKYDTVKRKVQWIHFVTMSIIGIMISSMFFFYGVKSFLQNERAPYKAGIPLFDPFDQNANIFYDNYLVIVLFLAVQAIFTFKLYDNYFYKFFSIMSIILMCLSFTPFIDSVFNGFSAPQKRWHYLISFFTSGLIGMYIMRFRTIPVKQYLISIVPGSIIVIISHIMIHKAVSWIYIMPVIIIIGLTVLLIQNKKQQQLLYGLMIALILVFNWDVIRVHNKLDNYNPGIDKRAKMTYIESSVYDSPLQKYIINQVKDKVSDDERIDWRVLEQDNTPMYQSFKGVSLYSSIFDGALVDFYFKDLKINLKEESVSRYSTFQSRSNLASLFNVKYLVRKSYQTDIPENFKLIQDDGKYKTYENVKPVPFVRITDKFMNTNDVSTIIDREHAMIEGIVSDDEPTNFKLNHAENLLDQVKITASGASWISDNERLKVNPPSGGLIIEIPEAIKKKYNDFYLDMHVEIIEPITNHQINVNKYANNRLFQTSKYRTHYDDLLYRVKSPDNNKILIGLTPGTYKLKVNGIYGEDYKHLSNVKQSVQYKFKDEGNKMTVSLKSSKDGTMVVPIVYRDGLTAYVDGKKTEVKRGNYIMSTVPVTKDTKTVIFKYTPPYFKLMISLSLVGIILALLYLKFVRLEQHEKNH, from the coding sequence ATGAAAAACAACAGAAAAATATTTATCCCAGTAATTGTTTTACTTCTTGCCCTTTTTGGTCACAGTTTTTATATTTACCGTTTTTTAAAAGATGGTACTATTTTTACTGGCCCAAATGATGGGCTTGAACAAATGCTGCCAATGCAACTTTACCTATATCAGAAATTTATAAAAGGTGAATTTTTCTATAGTATGGATTTCGGTCTTGGCGGTGATTACTTCACTGATCTAGCATATTATTATTCAACAAATATTATTTATTACATTAATATCATTATTGTTTGGTTTCTTGATTTATTTCTGAACTTTAGAACAGATTCTGTTACATTCTGGGCAAAAAATGCCTTTTATGTATCAATATTTAAATCTTCTGTCGCTATTTTGTTTAGCTATCTATATTTCAGAAAAATTAAACTAAATGATACTTCAGCATTGCTCGCAGCATTTTTGTTTGTAATGTCTGCAATTTATTTCAGATTCACTTTATACTGGTCATTTTTTAGTGATGTTTTTATTTTTTTACCACTTATGCTGCTTGGTATTGAATGTTTCATACAGAATAAAAAACGCTCAGTCTTCATTATCGCTGTAGCGCTTATATTTATTAATAATTTTTATTTTGCTTATTATCATCTACTAGCAGGTCTTATTTATTTTATAGCAAGAAACATATTTACATCAAAATACGACACTGTAAAACGTAAAGTACAATGGATTCATTTTGTGACAATGTCAATTATCGGGATAATGATTAGCAGTATGTTCTTCTTCTACGGTGTAAAAAGCTTTTTACAAAATGAACGTGCTCCTTACAAAGCAGGAATCCCTCTTTTTGATCCATTCGATCAAAATGCAAATATATTTTATGATAATTATTTAGTCATTGTATTATTTTTAGCAGTACAGGCAATTTTTACTTTTAAGCTATATGATAATTACTTTTATAAGTTCTTTAGTATAATGTCCATCATATTGATGTGTTTAAGTTTTACTCCATTCATTGACTCAGTATTCAATGGATTTAGTGCACCACAGAAACGTTGGCATTATTTAATATCATTTTTCACGAGTGGATTAATTGGAATGTATATAATGCGCTTTAGAACGATTCCTGTAAAACAATATTTAATCTCAATTGTTCCGGGCAGTATTATTGTAATCATCAGTCATATTATGATTCATAAAGCAGTATCATGGATTTATATTATGCCGGTCATCATCATCATAGGACTTACTGTGCTCTTAATACAGAATAAAAAGCAACAGCAATTGCTATACGGACTTATGATTGCACTTATACTGGTTTTTAACTGGGATGTTATTCGCGTGCATAATAAACTGGATAATTATAATCCAGGCATAGATAAACGCGCAAAAATGACTTATATTGAATCGAGTGTATATGATTCACCATTACAAAAGTATATTATCAACCAGGTTAAAGATAAAGTTTCTGACGATGAACGTATAGACTGGCGTGTTTTGGAACAAGATAACACACCAATGTACCAAAGTTTTAAAGGAGTAAGTTTATATTCGAGTATTTTTGATGGTGCACTCGTTGATTTTTATTTTAAAGATTTAAAAATTAACTTGAAGGAAGAATCTGTAAGTCGCTACTCGACATTCCAGTCAAGAAGTAATTTAGCTTCTCTATTTAATGTAAAATATCTTGTTAGAAAATCATATCAGACTGATATTCCAGAAAACTTCAAGCTAATTCAGGATGATGGAAAATATAAGACATATGAAAATGTTAAACCCGTTCCATTCGTGCGAATAACTGATAAATTTATGAATACAAACGATGTTTCAACAATTATTGACCGTGAACATGCAATGATTGAAGGTATCGTATCTGACGACGAACCGACAAACTTTAAATTAAACCACGCAGAAAACTTACTTGATCAGGTCAAAATAACTGCAAGTGGTGCATCATGGATTTCAGACAATGAAAGATTAAAGGTAAATCCTCCAAGCGGCGGACTCATAATTGAAATACCTGAAGCAATAAAGAAAAAATATAATGATTTCTATTTAGATATGCATGTTGAAATTATAGAACCAATCACAAATCATCAAATTAACGTTAACAAATATGCAAACAACCGATTATTCCAGACGAGCAAATACCGTACGCATTATGATGACTTATTGTACCGAGTGAAATCTCCTGATAACAATAAAATATTAATCGGCCTTACACCAGGTACATATAAATTAAAAGTAAATGGTATATACGGTGAAGATTATAAACACTTATCAAATGTAAAGCAGTCTGTACAATATAAATTTAAAGATGAAGGTAATAAGATGACTGTGTCTTTAAAATCATCAAAAGACGGTACAATGGTTGTGCCTATCGTTTACAGAGATGGTCTGACAGCATATGTTGACGGTAAAAAAACAGAAGTAAAACGTGGTAATTACATTATGTCAACAGTACCTGTCACTAAAGATACGAAAACAGTTATTTTTAAATATACACCACCATACTTTAAATTAATGATTTCATTATCATTGGTCGGTATAATACTTGCATTACTATACTTGAAATTTGTGAGGTTAGAACAGCATGAAAAGAACCATTAA
- the topA gene encoding type I DNA topoisomerase, protein MQLAENLVIVESPAKAKTIEKYLGKKFKVVASMGHVRDLPRSQMGVDTENDFDPRYITIRGKGPIVQELKKHAKRAKHVYLASDPDREGEAIAWHLAHILNIDEQADSRVVFNEITKDAVKESFKHPRKIEQNLVDAQQARRVLDRLVGYNISPVLWKKVKKGLSAGRVQSVALKLIIDREEEINAFKPEEYWTIDGLFEFKKKQFKAKFLHEQNKPKKLKQESDVKAIVSQLKSDQFKVTDVTKKEKLRNPAQPFTTSSLQQEAARKLNFKARKTMMLAQQLYEGIDLKKQGTVGLITYMRTDSTRISDTAKNEAASYIEAQYGKEYLSKRKGKSGGAQDAHEAVRPTSVLRTPNDMKPFLSRDQLRLYKLIWERFMASQMAAAVIDTVSVDLVQDNIKFRANGQTVKFKGFMSVYIEGQDEESDEGENKLPVLSVGDEVKAVNIDENQHFTQPPPRYTEARLVKTLEEKGIGRPSTYAPTLDTIQKRNYVKVDQKKFYPTELGIIVNESVKEYFPEIIDIDFTVNMETLLDKIASGDMDWKKVIATFYGDFKTHVERAESEMEKIEIKDEPAGEDCEKCGSPMVYKMGRYGKFMACSNFPDCRNTKAIVKTIGVPCPKCKDGEVVERKSKKNRIFYGCNNFPECDYLSWDKPIARNCPKCETQLVERKKGKQTQVVCTNCDYDEKPQ, encoded by the coding sequence GTGCAATTGGCAGAAAATCTCGTCATTGTTGAATCGCCTGCAAAAGCTAAAACAATCGAAAAGTATTTAGGAAAGAAATTTAAAGTCGTCGCATCGATGGGCCATGTGCGTGATTTACCACGTAGTCAGATGGGCGTTGATACTGAGAATGATTTTGATCCAAGATATATTACGATAAGAGGTAAAGGGCCAATCGTTCAGGAGTTAAAAAAACATGCAAAGCGTGCAAAACATGTTTATCTTGCGAGTGACCCGGACCGCGAAGGTGAAGCAATTGCGTGGCATTTAGCACACATATTAAATATAGATGAACAAGCTGACAGTCGTGTCGTATTTAACGAAATAACGAAAGATGCAGTTAAAGAAAGTTTTAAACATCCAAGAAAAATTGAGCAGAATTTAGTTGATGCTCAGCAGGCACGCCGAGTTCTTGATCGATTAGTAGGTTATAATATTTCGCCAGTATTATGGAAAAAGGTGAAAAAAGGACTGTCTGCAGGTCGTGTTCAATCTGTAGCCCTGAAACTCATCATTGATAGAGAAGAAGAAATCAATGCATTTAAGCCTGAAGAATACTGGACGATTGATGGTTTATTCGAATTTAAAAAGAAGCAATTCAAAGCTAAGTTTTTACATGAACAGAATAAACCTAAAAAGTTGAAGCAGGAAAGTGATGTTAAAGCGATCGTTTCACAGCTGAAATCAGACCAGTTTAAAGTAACGGACGTTACGAAAAAGGAAAAGTTAAGAAACCCGGCACAGCCATTTACGACAAGTTCACTTCAACAGGAAGCTGCACGTAAACTGAATTTTAAAGCGAGAAAAACGATGATGCTTGCGCAGCAGTTATATGAAGGGATTGACTTGAAAAAACAAGGGACGGTCGGTTTAATTACATATATGCGTACAGATTCAACGCGTATTTCTGATACCGCTAAAAATGAAGCGGCATCGTATATTGAAGCGCAGTATGGCAAGGAATATTTGTCTAAACGTAAAGGTAAGAGTGGAGGCGCACAGGATGCGCATGAAGCGGTGCGTCCAACGTCTGTACTCCGTACACCAAATGATATGAAACCATTTTTATCACGAGACCAGCTGAGACTTTATAAACTCATTTGGGAACGTTTTATGGCGAGTCAGATGGCAGCAGCAGTAATTGATACTGTGAGTGTTGATCTCGTACAGGATAATATTAAATTTCGTGCTAATGGTCAGACTGTTAAATTTAAAGGATTTATGAGTGTGTATATTGAAGGACAGGATGAAGAATCTGATGAAGGTGAAAACAAGCTACCAGTTCTGTCAGTCGGTGATGAAGTTAAAGCAGTGAATATTGATGAAAATCAACATTTCACACAACCACCACCACGCTACACTGAAGCGCGTCTTGTAAAAACTTTAGAAGAAAAGGGAATCGGTCGTCCGTCAACATATGCACCAACATTAGATACGATTCAAAAACGAAATTATGTTAAAGTAGATCAGAAAAAATTCTATCCGACAGAACTCGGTATCATCGTTAACGAATCTGTTAAAGAATATTTTCCTGAAATTATAGATATTGATTTCACAGTAAATATGGAAACGTTACTCGATAAAATTGCAAGTGGAGACATGGACTGGAAGAAAGTAATTGCGACATTCTACGGTGACTTTAAAACACATGTTGAACGCGCTGAGTCTGAAATGGAGAAAATCGAAATTAAAGATGAGCCTGCAGGAGAAGATTGTGAGAAATGCGGTTCACCTATGGTATATAAAATGGGGCGCTACGGTAAGTTCATGGCTTGCTCTAACTTCCCGGACTGTAGAAATACGAAGGCAATCGTTAAAACAATCGGCGTTCCTTGTCCTAAATGTAAAGATGGAGAAGTCGTTGAACGTAAATCAAAGAAAAACAGAATTTTCTATGGATGTAACAACTTCCCTGAATGTGATTATTTATCGTGGGATAAACCGATTGCACGAAATTGTCCGAAATGTGAAACACAACTCGTTGAACGTAAGAAAGGTAAACAGACGCAAGTGGTTTGTACAAATTGTGACTACGACGAAAAGCCACAATAA
- a CDS encoding GtrA family protein — MINRYSRLIKFIVVGVINTFNYYFVYLLLLKVLNISYLPSHLTGFVASFIVSYFLNCYFVYKVSPTLKKFIQFPLTQVVNMGIQTLLLFIFVELLHIDKVYAPFPALIFTIPITYLVTTYILTKE; from the coding sequence ATGATAAATCGCTATAGCCGTCTTATTAAGTTTATTGTTGTAGGTGTGATCAATACATTCAATTATTATTTCGTTTATTTGCTGTTATTAAAGGTGCTGAATATAAGTTACTTACCAAGTCACTTAACAGGATTTGTCGCTTCTTTTATTGTTTCATATTTTCTAAACTGTTACTTTGTTTATAAAGTCTCACCAACATTAAAAAAATTCATTCAATTTCCATTAACACAAGTCGTAAATATGGGCATCCAAACGTTATTACTTTTTATATTTGTAGAACTACTACATATCGATAAAGTGTATGCCCCTTTCCCAGCATTAATTTTTACGATACCCATAACTTATTTAGTAACAACTTATATACTAACAAAGGAGTAA